The following are from one region of the Methanobrevibacter sp. genome:
- a CDS encoding ATP-grasp domain-containing protein encodes MRNIIIVQCMSTGKNYVQDIIDRNCNPIVLEMKPFGDSDDAMDYQEEVKHEYDLIENEFDLIYERDTYEDTLEMVRKYDPLLIVPGTEDGVILATKLANDLNLLCNPIENIDAMTLKNEMQNRLAENNLRSIKGQVIRSLDEAIIYYDSENLKEVVVKPVYSAASVGVRLCSNKQEMIDAVNEVFNLTGVYGNELTELVIQERIKGQEYVVNTVSCNGTHRVTTIWKYNKIKTSEGGNIYDNDEIVYELGIGDSEIVEYAYDVADALGIKYGPVHGEYMVDEKGPVLIEVNCRPHGGNMDARYLDLISGQHETDSSLDSYLNPEKFHLERKKGYHQIAYGCIKEINVPKDLIAKSSPMESIGVNLKSYFKTNISPIETPQKFSKTQDLESSAGTVYLVNEDPHQLQKDVEFLRSIEKRAFQLVLSEDLHDDGNIEEDKISSEIESLINDIKAYGNCLLVTESIFDNLEISQVLVENLDDIKGKFDCVVVNLNRSISNKKDDETVKLLLNIFDLVKKSGLIFIPQTTYDFMPNSRLGAEALLTLLDFKIELPIHKLNRMVIASKG; translated from the coding sequence ATGAGGAATATTATTATTGTTCAATGCATGTCAACAGGTAAAAATTATGTTCAGGACATTATCGATAGGAATTGCAATCCTATCGTATTGGAAATGAAACCATTCGGCGATTCAGATGATGCAATGGATTATCAAGAGGAAGTTAAACACGAATATGATCTAATCGAAAATGAATTTGACTTGATATATGAAAGGGATACCTATGAGGATACCCTTGAAATGGTTAGAAAATACGACCCTCTGCTGATTGTTCCCGGAACTGAAGATGGAGTGATACTGGCCACAAAACTGGCAAATGACTTGAATCTGTTATGCAACCCTATTGAAAACATCGATGCAATGACATTGAAAAATGAAATGCAAAACAGATTGGCCGAAAATAATCTTCGTTCAATCAAGGGACAGGTTATCAGGTCTTTGGATGAAGCCATCATATATTATGACTCTGAAAATCTAAAGGAAGTTGTTGTAAAGCCGGTGTATAGCGCCGCATCAGTTGGCGTGAGACTATGTTCAAACAAACAGGAAATGATTGATGCGGTTAATGAAGTGTTTAACTTGACTGGAGTTTATGGAAATGAACTGACTGAACTCGTAATTCAAGAGCGCATAAAAGGACAGGAATATGTTGTAAACACCGTTTCATGCAATGGGACTCATCGTGTGACAACAATCTGGAAATACAACAAGATCAAAACCTCTGAAGGAGGCAATATTTATGATAATGATGAAATCGTTTATGAATTGGGAATTGGCGATTCTGAAATTGTAGAATATGCATATGATGTTGCGGATGCATTGGGAATAAAATACGGCCCTGTTCATGGGGAGTACATGGTTGACGAAAAAGGCCCTGTTCTAATAGAAGTCAATTGCCGCCCACATGGAGGAAATATGGATGCTAGATATCTGGACTTGATTTCCGGTCAGCATGAAACAGACAGTTCCTTGGATTCCTATTTGAATCCTGAAAAATTCCATCTTGAACGTAAAAAAGGTTATCATCAAATTGCATATGGATGTATTAAAGAAATCAATGTTCCAAAAGACCTGATTGCAAAATCCTCTCCAATGGAATCCATAGGGGTTAATTTAAAAAGTTACTTTAAAACAAACATAAGTCCAATTGAAACTCCTCAAAAGTTTTCTAAAACTCAAGATCTGGAAAGCAGCGCAGGAACCGTGTATCTTGTTAATGAAGACCCCCACCAGCTTCAAAAGGATGTTGAATTTTTAAGAAGCATTGAAAAACGCGCTTTTCAACTGGTCCTTAGTGAAGATTTGCATGATGACGGAAATATTGAAGAGGATAAAATTTCTAGCGAAATCGAGTCTTTGATAAATGACATCAAAGCTTATGGGAATTGCCTTTTAGTTACCGAAAGCATATTTGATAATTTAGAGATATCCCAGGTTTTAGTTGAAAATCTCGATGACATCAAAGGGAAATTCGATTGCGTGGTGGTGAATTTAAACAGAAGCATTTCAAATAAAAAAGACGATGAAACTGTCAAGTTACTTTTAAATATATTTGATTTAGTAAAAAAGAGTGGATTGATTTTCATTCCTCAAACAACCTATGATTTCATGCCTAACTCAAGATTAGGTGCTGAAGCATTACTGACTTTACTGGATTTTAAAATCGAATTGCCGATACATAAATTGAATAGAATGGTTATTGCATCTAAAGGATAG
- a CDS encoding MATE family efflux transporter — protein MTYERNFDLLNSKFRELFFPTLMASIAGNFAILVDAFFISMFLGSTFLSVVQSIEPFVAFINVIYWLIGLGGSILCTMARAEFNNQKGNAYFTISLIAIIIIGLIITLSAIIFQDPYVELLCNSAQLKPLVAQYFFFYALGIVFECYMVCLAYFIKTDGFINMQFRAFLLCNVVNIVFDVILMKFFNMGISGAAIATTIGHIVSAIYITFYFVKSERTLRFIKIKSSRIIGYFSEICKAGFSGSSIPLYTTIRLILLNALIAGILGELGLSAYNMCYNALYLVDIFILGTVQSILPISAVYYKEEDFHGVDYVTKRSLKIVVGFGLFFSVLFVMFPQAVLFLFNVNNPSDIPLIMNIIRIFSISFIAFAVNSLYMFYAESVQYNKLANAITLLQGLIFPVLFAYLFTSLWGADGFWISLVVSQFATLLFIFLYSKVIARRSDGEYSGFFLNRRHEGVSLFEYTITGNVKDAVNLSENIQKQFNDERLSIMVSMAIEDMIVQIININDEIVDLIDIIIKDNEDYILISIKYSGICINITEDEDMESNIAILRNVSEKIDYSQILGLNNVTITIK, from the coding sequence ATGACATATGAGCGAAACTTTGATTTATTGAACAGCAAGTTCAGGGAATTGTTTTTCCCAACATTAATGGCTTCAATAGCAGGCAATTTTGCCATTCTTGTAGATGCATTCTTCATCAGCATGTTCTTGGGTTCCACATTTTTGTCTGTAGTTCAAAGCATTGAACCTTTCGTTGCTTTCATCAATGTTATCTACTGGCTGATTGGTTTGGGCGGAAGCATCCTATGCACCATGGCCCGAGCGGAGTTCAATAATCAAAAGGGAAACGCTTATTTCACGATTTCACTAATCGCAATCATAATTATCGGGCTGATCATTACCCTTTCAGCCATAATCTTTCAGGACCCCTATGTTGAATTGCTATGCAATTCCGCTCAACTGAAACCGCTTGTCGCCCAGTATTTCTTTTTCTATGCTCTGGGCATTGTTTTTGAATGTTATATGGTGTGTTTGGCATATTTCATAAAAACCGATGGTTTCATCAATATGCAGTTCAGGGCATTTCTGCTTTGCAATGTCGTCAATATTGTTTTTGATGTCATCTTAATGAAATTTTTCAATATGGGGATTTCCGGTGCTGCAATCGCAACAACCATTGGCCATATTGTATCTGCAATATACATCACATTCTATTTTGTAAAATCAGAGAGGACATTAAGATTCATAAAGATCAAATCTTCAAGAATAATCGGCTATTTTTCAGAAATCTGCAAGGCCGGATTTTCCGGTTCTTCAATCCCATTGTATACCACAATCAGACTGATACTTTTAAATGCTTTAATTGCTGGAATTTTAGGGGAACTGGGATTATCTGCATATAATATGTGTTACAATGCATTGTATTTAGTGGATATCTTTATTTTAGGTACTGTTCAATCAATCCTGCCGATTTCTGCAGTATATTATAAGGAAGAGGATTTCCATGGTGTGGACTATGTAACCAAAAGGTCTCTCAAAATTGTAGTCGGTTTTGGTCTGTTCTTTTCTGTTCTGTTTGTTATGTTCCCTCAGGCGGTATTGTTCCTATTTAATGTCAATAACCCTTCAGACATTCCTCTAATCATGAATATCATAAGAATATTCTCCATCAGTTTCATTGCATTTGCAGTCAACAGTCTGTATATGTTTTATGCCGAGTCCGTGCAGTACAATAAATTGGCAAATGCGATTACCCTTCTTCAGGGGCTTATTTTCCCAGTATTGTTCGCATATCTATTTACCTCATTATGGGGAGCTGACGGATTTTGGATTTCACTTGTAGTCTCTCAATTTGCAACACTGCTGTTCATTTTCCTGTATTCAAAAGTCATTGCCCGCAGAAGCGATGGCGAATATTCAGGATTTTTCCTAAACAGAAGACATGAGGGAGTATCATTATTTGAATATACGATTACAGGCAATGTTAAGGATGCCGTTAACCTGTCTGAAAATATTCAAAAACAATTCAATGACGAAAGGCTATCCATAATGGTCAGCATGGCAATCGAGGACATGATTGTCCAAATTATCAATATCAATGATGAGATAGTAGATTTGATTGACATAATCATCAAGGACAATGAGGATTACATTCTTATTTCTATTAAATATTCCGGAATCTGCATAAATATAACGGAAGATGAGGATATGGAATCAAATATTGCAATTTTAAGAAACGTTTCAGAAAAAATCGACTATTCTCAAATATTGGGTTTGAACAATGTTACAATTACAATCAAATGA